In the genome of Fusarium poae strain DAOMC 252244 chromosome 1, whole genome shotgun sequence, the window TTAAGCTGTTGCCGGCTTTAATTTCACGAAATCATTACTATTTCCGTTCCACATATCCATATCCGTACTCTCTTAGTACCACTGCCCAGTTGCCTCTCAGGACCCGGCTGCAATCAATTGAATTATCTATCTCCCTGAGGATTGTCCTGCACTTATCCCAGTTTCCCTCGACTCGCCCCAGGGTGTATCATTCTGCCCTGTCAACTCAAAAACGATACCCACTAAGAAACCCCTTGTCGGTAGACCGTCCCTCACCACGTTCTCGGCACACAGCTTATATACATACTTCGAATCCTCTTCAGAAACCCCCAAGGTCGGACCAGAGCACGCCAAAAATTTGCAGCAGTTTTTTGCTTTGCTCACAACCTACTCTTATACTTGAGTCTGAGAACGTCGTGGCGAGGTTAAAATACCACTCACGCGCGCAACACGTCACGTCAATAAACCCATCGTACTTGCAACCTGCCTATGCTATCTACTTGGGTTTGCGCCTACACAATTAATATACTTGCGCACGGCAGATTGATAAAGACAGCCTATCACGTCGCGTACTTCAATTGTTTGATGATAGGCAACCTATTCCAACACCTGCGAATCGTGTTGCCCTCAAAACGTCGTTCCTTCTGATTTGAGATAATGGTTGTTTGATTGTTTCCAGCGCCGATTACATTTCTCGATTTATCAACATGGACTCTGTCTCCCACAGTATGGCCGAGGCTTCTCCAGCTCCCACGACTGCGTCCATcaaccaacaccaaccgCCGCTGTCCCCGTCACCTTCTCAACCGACCTCCATATCCGAAACCGCCCCGACCCCTTCTTTGCCTTCAATTTCATCGCCCTCTGCTCAGTCTGCATCTCTGCCTGCGGTTCTTGCAGCTGCAACAGCAGTCGCATCAGTCTCCGCTCACTCGCTCCCGCAAAATCCAGACGAGCTCCCCCCCCTCCGTCAGCCGTCACCAACTTCGCCAGCGCATTACACGTTTGAGCAGCATCAacagcagcatcagcatcaccaccatcatacccaccaccaccttcaTCCCGTTACGCCGCCTCTTAGAAAAGACACATGCTCTTCCATCTCGACGCAGGCGACGACTGCCACCTTGGCCTCTACGGAGACCAATAACACATCGTACAGTGCCGAAACCTCTCCTAACTTGCACCAGTCtattttttctataaagGATGGTTCCGACGTCTCTAACAGCCGCCGCACGAGCAGGAGACGGACCGGACCCCTTTCCCAACAGTCCAGAGAGCGCGCTGCACTTATTCGAAAGCTCGGCGCATGCATTGATTGCAGGAGGCGGAGAGTTGCTGTAAGTTGTTATATCACTATCAAGTTCTCGCAAATGAACTCGTACCAACGTTTTACCACTGCAGTGCCACCCAAGTCATCACAATATGACCTGGGAGGATGTCGTTTCCAAATTTCACCGATCGCACAGCCCAACTATCCAGGATATTGCACCTTCGCTCGCCGCGGCTGGTCGGCCATTGAGCCCCGCTGCTATTACCAATGTCCAGGCCTTGTTCACACACGACACGCAGGAGATGGACATTGATTCCAGCACTCCCGGTTCCAACCAGCCAGGTCGACCTCCACTAAGCGACGCTCGAATCCGAACCCCTCTACCTTCGGGCCCCCGCCTCGAAAAGTCATTGTCGTTGCCCGGCATTGAGAGTTTCAAGAACGATCTCCAGACCAACGTAGGGCGTATGCTTTCAACACCCAGCCGAGACCGATACACCTCTGTACAGGTTATGTTCCTGTTCTGgcaagacgatgaagatgttcCCACGATTCAGTCCGCTGTTCGAGAACTTGCCGAGGTGTTCGATAAGTACTATCGCTACAACTTTCAGGTTCAAGCCATCCCATCATCGTCTGAAGGATGCAAAAGTTCATGGCGATGGCTCTCAAGACAATTGAACGAGTTTGTCGAGGATCGCGACGAGCGTGATGTGTTGAAAATAGTGTATTATGCGGGACACACATATCTTGATAGTAACCGTGAGATGGTTTTGGCTAGGTAAATGCCTATCcacaacaaaaaaaaaccgTTACTGACTATGGCAGCTCTCGGGATCCAGAACAAGCCTCAACAATCCGATGGGGTGGTATCCAACAAACATTGGAGGAGGCATGTGCAGATACACTGATCATCATGGATGCGGCATATTACCCGTCAACTAGGATGATTCGCCAACAGGGtgtcttggagcttcttgcGGCATCAGTATCAGAAGAGCATTTCTACGATATCGATCGGTGCGCGTTTACACGCGCATTAGCTGAACAATTGAGGATCAGAGCGGCGCGCTTGAGTCCTCTGTCAGCGGCGGAGCTACATGCCAATCTTTTCTCCCACTACTCCAAGATGGTACAGGATAAGCACCCAGAGAAGGAAGTTCTAACCAGCTTCCCGTCGCCACTGCATATGATGATGTCTGGCAACTCGAGGCTCCCTTCCATCTTTCTCTCGCCTGTATACGAAAACAACCATATGCGAAATAGCTTCTCGTCATACGAGAATAGCCCGCAACTGCATCTGTCAATTCGACTAGATGATGACAACGTGGACATCGAAAGTTGGAACGAGTGGTTGCGCCTGATGCCTGAAGGTATCAAGGATATAAAAGTCGAAGGTCCGTTCCGAGCTGCCTTTAGATGAGCAGCATCGGGCTCCCGAAAGCTTCGTTTTGAAGATGCTGAAAAACATCGATCGCCAGTTTTCCGCACGTCAACTTCCAGAAACGGAGGTTGCCGGTCCTCCTGAAACAAGGGAAATCTGTTGGGTTTTCCTGAAAATGGAAAACATTAACAGCCTTGATCCTGGGCATTCTAGCAACAATAAGCACTGCTATTTGGTGTAAGGGACAAAACCTCCCTAACGAAACACCCCAAAACTCACAACTCCCCTCTCATGACGACAATGACATTATTTCATTATACTATGTAAGTTTTTTGACCTGGATGGGACATTGGACCACGGAGTTTCTGGTGGAGAAAAAGGCAATGGAGGTCCCAGCTTGATTTGCATAAACTCGTGCTACTTAACGGTTAAGCTGATGGGCTCAGACCTAGCACTAAGATCGGGGAAAGAAATGGGATGGTCTGCACTGGATCGAAACGGTGAGGATGGTAAAAAGTGAGTCAGAAATCTACGAGAGCGAGCATGAGAGACacgttatatatatatccgtATGCATGAACAGCGAAGCAACCTGCAGGTGGTGTTTCAGCAAAGCCGTTTAACCTTTTGTCtcaaaaaaataaaaaactcAGTTTTCCGATTTTGTTTCAGTCGTATCTACAAGAATGGCGTGCAGGCATGTGACAAGACAGTAGGCAGGGTCTTGGTAAATGCAAGTGATAATGACGACAGCAATACAGCATCTGGAAGCAAACAATAAACATCCGTGCAATGTGATGCATGAAAGAAAGAGGTCGGGCCACATGAGTCGGGTGGTAGATAGTACAATTGTTATGGATTAGATGGTAGATTGGGCGGGGACCATATTAACCATGACCATGTTGAGGACGGACCATCCATATTCCATGCTCATGGAGGGGTTGGGTCTTTGATTTGACATGGGAAGAGATGAGGGGAGGGGAGGGGGATGGAGGGGAAAAAGAATTGGgcttcaaaaaaaaaaaaaagagtagTACTATAGACAGAACATCTGACCGAACAGGGAACTCAGGTACGCTACGCTGCAGTAGGTAGAGTTGCCAGCGAGACAAAAGAAAGCAATGCGACATTTGTTATGCAAATGATAGGCGGTAAAGCATGCCACATCATGAGCGCGTCCAAGTCCACCCACCATGACCACTTTGAGAGAGATGTCGTTGGAAATTTTGGGCTTTGTACGGGTACTGACTGGACTAGACCGGGGTGATATGTCGTTCACAAACCACCCCACCAAACGACAAAAAGCTGCTTTGATATTGGACGACAACAAACAATTCAGACCCGAAAGATCCCATGCTAAAGTGCGGTAAGGCCGTCAATTGTAGTCTACCTTGGCATGTCTGGGTACAAACAGTACAGGTAActatctacctaggtagtaggtactaGGATAGATGTACAGTTATCCTTTGTAAATGCTCAGTAACCATGATACGGCACGGCCCAGCCATTCATTTTATCACCGTAGTGACGACCTAAAGAACGAACGGGAGGGACGGGGAAAGAAAATTACTTACTAGACCATCCCATCAGAGCCTTGTCtgctaaaaaaaaaaataggTTGGTTGGTTAGATTGGGTCGAGTTCTGATtttggtaggtaggtaggtaggtatggaCAGTATCCGTGGGTCTGGGGCCTGATACGATTTTTTTTTGTCTCCATCACTCATCACTCGTCTCCGTAGCCGCTGCCGCTACTGCACATGCTTCCTGCACCTGCTCCTCCTGCTCCTACTCTTACCTGCTCCTCCAAGCTCGATCCATTTCATACTTGAACAACGACATCTGCAACCTGGACCAAcctcttgtctctttttttcttctaaAAAAGTCTTGAGATTCCCCTCAAACTACCCGACTActttccttttttctctcttctcccCTCTCTTCTCAATTCCCCCTCCCAAACACCCCACATACCCCATTACTGATTCGATATGGGCGGCGTTGTCTCTGCATTCTCTAGTACTAGCGGTGAAGACCCCATCGCCGCGCGACAAGCTCTCGAGAAGCAACTTGCCGACAGAGAAGAAACCATCGCGGTCCTCGAGGAAGACCTTtccaagaaagagaaggaatgcACAACAGTTTCCAAGGATGCTGAGGACTTGAGGGAAAAGATCAAGGAGCTCGAGGCCCAGTCCTCTCTCGCTCTCGACGAGACCCATGCCCGAATTGCCATCCTCCAGGATGAGTTGAAGAAGGGAGGTGACTCAAACTCTGAGGAGCTCCGCTCCACCAAGGAGTCCGCTGAGAAGAATGCCAAGGAGCTCGAGGATGCCAAGGCATCTCTTACTGCCACCGAgcagaagctcaaggagctcgaGCAGGAGAGGCAATCCATTGCCGACGAGCTCTCCGCCCTCAAGTCTGAGCTTGCTGAGGTCAAGGAGGCCCGCGAGGCCCTCGAAGCTGCTCTGACAAAGGAGATCGCCACCCTCAAGGCCCAAGTTTCTGAGGCTGAGCAGAAGCACCAGGCTCTTACCAAGGCCCACAGTACACTCGAGGAAGAGCTGGCTGCCGCTTCCAGCGCTGCCGACGAGGGCAAACAGGCTCTGACCGGATCCGAGGACAAGTTCACAACCCTACAATCCAGCCACGACAAGCTTGAGTCCGAACTCAAGGCCGCAGCCACTGCCCTTGACGAGCAGAAGAAGGCTTTGGCCGGTTCAGAGGAGAAGTACGCTGCCCTCCAAGAGACTCTCGACAATGTCAAAGAACAGTCCGAGTCACAGATCGCCACCGCAAAGAAGGACCTCGCCGAGGCCCAGGAGAAGACCAACACCCTCCAAGAAACACACAACAAGCACAAGGCCGACTCTGAGAACGAGTTGTCTGAGCTCAAGAAGCAGCTGGCAGAACTGTCTGATCTCCAGACCAAGTACGCCGCTCTTGAGGAGACCAACAAGTCTCTTGAGAACGAGCTTGCAGAGCTCAAGGAGAAGTTCGCCGACCTCGAGAAGACCAACGAGTCTCTCAAGAGCGACTCCTCTTCCGAGCTCGTGGCCGCCCAGAAGGATGCTGCCGAGTGGAAGGAGAAGCACGGCTCTCTCCAGACAACCCAAGATGGTCTGACCCAGGACCTCGAGGCTGCCAAGAAGGATCTTGCTGCTTCCGAGGAGGCCCAGAAGAAGCTTGCCGAGGAGCACGCCACTGCCTTGACCAAGGCTCAGGGCGACTCTTCCGCTGAGCTCGAGCAGGTCAAGAAGGAAGCCGCTGACCTTGAGGCTAAGCTCAAGTCCACTGCCGACGAGCATGAGGCTCTCAAGAA includes:
- a CDS encoding hypothetical protein (BUSCO:32312at5125) produces the protein MDSVSHSMAEASPAPTTASINQHQPPLSPSPSQPTSISETAPTPSLPSISSPSAQSASLPAVLAAATAVASVSAHSLPQNPDELPPLRQPSPTSPAHYTFEQHQQQHQHHHHHTHHHLHPVTPPLRKDTCSSISTQATTATLASTETNNTSYSAETSPNLHQSIFSIKDGSDVSNSRRTSRRRTGPLSQQSRERAALIRKLGACIDCRRRRVACHPSHHNMTWEDVVSKFHRSHSPTIQDIAPSLAAAGRPLSPAAITNVQALFTHDTQEMDIDSSTPGSNQPGRPPLSDARIRTPLPSGPRLEKSLSLPGIESFKNDLQTNVGRMLSTPSRDRYTSVQVMFLFWQDDEDVPTIQSAVRELAEVFDKYYRYNFQVQAIPSSSEGCKSSWRWLSRQLNEFVEDRDERDVLKIVYYAGHTYLDSNREMVLASSRDPEQASTIRWGGIQQTLEEACADTLIIMDAAYYPSTRMIRQQGVLELLAASVSEEHFYDIDRCAFTRALAEQLRIRAARLSPLSAAELHANLFSHYSKMVQDKHPEKEVLTSFPSPLHMMMSGNSRLPSIFLSPVYENNHMRNSFSSYENSPQLHLSIRLDDDNVDIESWNEWLRLMPEGIKDIKVEGPFRAAFR